AGTCCGTGGCCATGGTGAAGGGGATCCCTGTGATGGACCTCGACAAGCTCAAGCCCCTCTGCGAGGAGGCCGCTGAGAACCTGATGAAGGACATGCAGGAGAAGATGCCCAAGCTGATCAAGAAGATCGACAAGAAGTTCTGAGCGATCGGATCTTACGTGCGAAGGCTGTCCATGGGGCAGCCTTCCGCTTTTCATGGGGCTTGAACCGCAGGCATTGGCCTGCCCACCACCCGCACCAACGCCCAACCGTCCGTGTCCAGTGAAGCAACGCGGAGCCGCGTGATTCGCATCTTCAGAGCGTGAGGCGTTCACAGCTCCTACCCGCAGCCCTGCTGCTGATGCAGGCGCAAGGGCAGAATCTCGTTCCGAACGGGGACTTCGAGGCCTTTTCGCAATGCCCCGATTACGTGAGCCAGATCGATCGCGCGACCGGTTGGTCACGCCCCACCGATGGCACCAGCGACTACTTCAACGCTTGCCTCGGCGTTCCCTTCAGCATGAATGTGCCGGACAACCAATCCGGGTATGAGCCGGCCCGAAGCGGCAATGGATACGCGGGCTTCTATTGCTTCTATTCCACCACGGCCGTCACCACCGCCACGGACAACGACCACGAGTACGTGACGCGTGCGCTGGCCGCGCCGCTGATCCCCGGGGCCACCTATGCCGTGGAGTTCTTCGTGAGCCTCGCCGATGTCTCCAAGTACGCGGTGAACGACATCGGCGCGCTGCTGAGCACGCAGGCTCCGTACCGCGCCGATGAATTCGCGATCACGGCCGCCCCTCAGGTCACGAACAGCTCGCTGGTGATGCTCGATCAGAAGAACGGTTGGACGCGCATCCACGGCTGCTTCGTGGCCGATTCGGCATTCGCGTACATCACCATCGGGAACTTCCGCAACGGCGCGGCAACGGTATTCGAGGAGGTGCCCACGGACTTCCCGCTCACCTACTACAGCTACTACTTCGTGGACGATGTGAGCGTGCACGCGATCGCGCCGCCGCAGCTCGGTCCGGACATCAACGCGTGCGCTGCGGTGGCGCTGGCCGTGCAGGATCCTGTGGATGGCGCCACCTACACATGGTCAACGGGCGAGGAAGGAGTCACCATCGTGGCCGACAGTGCTGGTGCATACAGCGTGAGCACGGACCTCTATGGCTGCATCATGTCCGATACGATCCACGTGCATCTCACAGAACCGATTCAACTGCATCTGCCCAACGATACGGTGGCCGATTTCTGCGCGCACCCTTTGCTCGTGCTCGACCCCGGCCCCTTGCCGGCGAATGCATCGGTGAGCTGGTCCACCGGCGAGAGCACGGCGGTGATCGCGGTGCAGCAAGCGGGGACCTACACCGTGCAGGTGTCTGCGCCCGATCATTGCCCGGCAACGGCTTCCATCCTTGTGGTGGATGATTGCGGCTCGCCGGTGTTCGCCCCGAATGCGTTCACCCCGAACAACGACGGGATCAACGATCGCTGGCAACCGCTGTGGATGGCCAACCCGGATGCCGCCTTGGAGTTCACCATCTATGATCGATGGGGGAGGGTGCTCTTCACATCGGCAATGGACCAGTCGGCTTGGGATGGGACCGCCCATGGATCGCCCGTGCCCGATGGGGTTTACGCCTGGCGCGGACGAGCACGCGATCGTTCCGCTTCCATGGATCTTCGGATCAGCGGGCACGTGTGCCTGATCCGTTGATAGCGCAGTGCATTTCGGGCATCCAGGTCGTGGGTCATCGCCATCATGGCCCCTTACCTCCGCGATCACCAAATTCGTCCCATGCGAGCCGCGTTGCTGGTCATTCAAGGCTTCCTTGCGCTGAACGCCACCATCGGTGGACTGCTCCTGATGCTCGCGCCTGATGGATCCCTGCTCCAGCTGCCGCGCGATTTCATGCACAGCACGCTCTTCGCCGACTTCTTCTGGCCCGGGGCGATCCTCTTCGGCGTGCTCGGGCTGGGCCATGCTGTTGGCCTCGTGCTCACCCTGCGCCGTTCCGCAGCCGCATCGCGCGCTGCGCTCATCCTCGGTGCCGGCACCTTGATCTGGATCGGGGTGCAGGTGCTGATGACCGAACTTTTCTGGCTGCAAGGGCTCATCGCCGTGCTCGGTGCGGTGGAAGCGGTGGCGGGCCGCCGGATGTCCTGAACGGCGCAGCCATCCGCAACGGTGAAGGCCAGCGGCCCATCAAGCGGCCCCTGCGCTCCGCTCCACGAAGTACATCTCCATCTCCCCCTTCCCCTTGGCCTGCACTTTTCCGGGCGGGGTGAACGTGAGTCCCGGGTCATCCTTTATCAGCGCATAAGTGCTCTCGCTGATGTTCCCCTGCCCTACCTCACAGCTGCTCTCCACGGTCATATCATCATGTTGAATCGTGCTCACTTGCCAATAGCAGTGATGATCGCCCCCATCAACTCCTCACGCTTGAAGGGCTTGGGCACGTAGCCGTTCATTCCGGCTTCCTTGCAGCGCTCCACCTCCTCCTTCATCACGTTGGCCGTCATCGCCACGATGGGGATGCGTGACTTGTCACCTTTCAATGCACGGATCGCCCTCGTCGCGTCGTAGCCGTTCATTTCCGGCATCTGCACATCCATCAGGATCACGTCGTAGTCATTGGCCTGGACCATCTCCCAAGCGATCCGTCCGTTCACGGCCACATCCACACGCACGCCGGGGATCGCATCGGCCAGCTCGTCCTGTGCCACCATGGCGTTGAACGCGTTGTCTTCCGCGAGCAGGATGCGCAGGTCGCGGAGTTCCGTGATCGGCGCGCGGCGGATGGGGGCTGCGGCAGTGGTATCCGAAGGCGCCACGGCGTAGGGGATCCTCACCGTGAACGTGCTGCCCTCGCCGATCTCGCTTTCCACGGTGATGCCGCCACCTTGCATTTCCGCCAGCCGCTTGCTGATGGACAGCCCAAGGCCGGTACCGCCGTACTTGAAGGCCGTGGCACCCTGTCCCTGATCGAACTCATCGAAGATGCGCTCCCGGCGGTCGGGCGCGATGCCGATGCCGGTGTCCTTGATCACGAACATCAGTTCGATACGACCATCACCCGATCCGTTGGAGCTCATCCTGCCGGTGATGCTCCCCTGCTCCGTGAACTTGATGGCGTTGCCCACGAGGTTCACCAGGACCTGCTGCAAGCGCGTTGGATCACCCATCAAACGCTGCGGAACGGAACCCTCCACCTCCATCGTCAAGGCCAGCTTCTTCTCCTCGGCCTTGAAACGGAGCAGGTCGTACACGCTGTCCACCACCTTGCGCGGCTCGAACGGCACGTGGTCCAACACGATCTTCCCGGCCTCCATCTTGCTCAGATCGAGGATGTCGTTGATGATCACAAGCAGATTCTCGCTGCTCTGCGCGATCGCGTTGAGGTACTTGTCCTGTTCCGGTGGATGCGGATCGCGCTTCAGGATGCCACTCATGCCCATGATGGCGTTCATCGGCGTGCGGATCTCGTGGCTCATATTGGCCAGGAACTGTTGCTTCACCTGCTCGCTGCGCTCCGCGCGTTCCTTGGCCGACACCAGGTCACGGGTCCGTTGCTCCACGGTGCGCTCCAGGTTCACGTTCCGCATGTTCAGCATGCGGATGTACAGCAATGCGCCGCCACCGATGGCCATCATGCAGGCGGCGTAGAACCACCACGTGCGCCACCACGGCGGGGTCACCGTAAGGGTGAACGATGTTCCCTTCGTGTCCCAGATGCCATCCCTGTTGCGCGTGCGAACGTGGAACACGTAGGTGCCGGGGTCGAGGTTGGTGTAGATGGCGCTGTTGTCGGTGCCCGCGTCGATCCAATCCGCATCGAAGCCATCGAGCTTGTAGCGGTACTGATGTGTGCGCGGCGCGCTGAACTCCATGGCTGCGAACTCGAAGATGACCATGTTCGCACTGTACGGAATGGTGATGCCTTCGCTCAGATACGCAGGTGCCTTCAGCGGTGAACCTTCCTGGCGATGGTCCACCGCACGGTTGATGAGCTTGATGCCCGTGATGCGGATGAGGCTGGCCGTGCTATCGTCCGCGAGCTCGGCCGGCTTGAAGTGGTTGAAGCCCATCACGCCACCGAAGAAGAGCGTACCGTCCGCTTGCCTGCATTGCGCGTAGCGGTTGAACTCGTCGCTCTGCAGCCCGTCGTTCGCATCGTAGTTGCGGAAGGTCCCCGTACCGGGCGTGAAACGCGAGATGCCCTTATTGGTGCTCATCCACAGGTTGCCGGCTTCATCGGGAAGGATGCCGTACACCACATCGTTGGGCAGACCTTGTTTGGTGCCGTAGCGAACACACCTGCCCGTGCGCTTGTCCATTCGGTTGAGGCCACCGCCGTTGGTGCCGACCCAGAGCACATCCGGATCGACGGGGTCGTTCAACAGTGAATAGATGATGTCCGTGGAAAGGGAGGCCGGATCCGCAGGAACGTGTGTGTACACCTGCCAGGCGGCCATGCCGCTCATGCGACGATCGTAGCGGTACAATCCCGTCGCTGTGCCCAGCCAAAGCAGCCCGCTGTCATCGCGGATGATCGCGTGCAGGAACCGATCGACCTCACCGACCCGTGATCGCGGATAGGGCACATAGTGGAACTGTCCGGTCCGGCGATCGAAGCGACAGAGCGTGTGGGCCGAGCCCGACCAGATGAGCGAATCACCTTCCAACAGGAAGGTCTCGTTGTAGGTCTCCTCCGGGAAGGCGCGGATGGCGGCCGTGTCGCGTGGGATGCGGGTGATCCTGTCCTGCACGGGCTCATAGGTCAGGAGGCCCTCATGGTTGAACCAGTACATCCCTCGTTCGTCCCTGACCAGTACGCGGTTCGCTCGGCTCAAGATGTTGAGCGCCGGGTCGTTCACCTTCTCGAACCAGGGGATCCACGTTGGCCACGAGTTGGTCCGAGGATCGAACTCGTTCAGAAATCCATTGTGGAAGGCAACCGACACGCGCCCGTCAGGCAAGGCCTGCATGGGACCACAGCTCCCGGACTTCACCGTGTTGAACCGGGCACTGCGTGGATCGTAGGCGAGCAGGCCATAGCCCGAGGTGCCGACCCAGACGAGACCATTGCGGTCGCGATAGGCGCATTTGGCGCCTTGGGCTTGGAGCAGGAGGTTCTGGTCGCGCGGCAGCACGCGCGAGAAGCCTCCAGCGGCGGGATCGAAGAGGTAGATGCCGGAGTACACGGCGATCCACAACCGGCCCTTGCCGTCCACGGTGGCGTTCATGCCGCGCATCTGGCCCAGTTCGGAACCCGCTTCGTACAGCGTCTTCGCCTGGTCGGAGCGTGCATCGAGCTGCGCGATGCCGAACAGGTGCAGGCCATAGATGTGCTGTTCGATCGTGTCTTCCGCTGCGACCAGTCCCGTGAGCGCTCGCAAGGTCCTGCCGGTGCTGGTATTGCCCACCGGTCGATCGAGCAGCAGGGTGTCCATCCGGTCCTTACCCGCATGATTCGGTACCACGCGGAAGCTGTTCCGGTCATGCTGGCTGGCCCAGATCGTTCCCGTACGGTCCGCGCTCACGAGGCAACTGTTGCCGAGGTATTGATTGATCGTACACAGCGGCATACCATCGTCATGGGATCCCCCCGCGAACGTCAGTTTGAACAGCCCGTTGTTGCACGCCAGCCAGAGGTCGTTGTGGGCGTCCTGTGCGATGCCCTGCACGATGTCCAGGATGGGTGTCGGCCCGGCATGCGCATGTATGAACCGCTCGTTGGCGCGGTCGAACAGCTCCAGGCCCTCGCCCGTCCCCACCCACAGGCGGCCCTGCCTGTCCTCGAAGAGCGCATGGATGTAGTTGTTCCGCAGGGTCGTGCTGTCCTCCGGATCCTGCCGGAACACGGTGAAGGTGTAACCG
The DNA window shown above is from Flavobacteriales bacterium and carries:
- a CDS encoding gliding motility-associated C-terminal domain-containing protein; this encodes MRRSQLLPAALLLMQAQGQNLVPNGDFEAFSQCPDYVSQIDRATGWSRPTDGTSDYFNACLGVPFSMNVPDNQSGYEPARSGNGYAGFYCFYSTTAVTTATDNDHEYVTRALAAPLIPGATYAVEFFVSLADVSKYAVNDIGALLSTQAPYRADEFAITAAPQVTNSSLVMLDQKNGWTRIHGCFVADSAFAYITIGNFRNGAATVFEEVPTDFPLTYYSYYFVDDVSVHAIAPPQLGPDINACAAVALAVQDPVDGATYTWSTGEEGVTIVADSAGAYSVSTDLYGCIMSDTIHVHLTEPIQLHLPNDTVADFCAHPLLVLDPGPLPANASVSWSTGESTAVIAVQQAGTYTVQVSAPDHCPATASILVVDDCGSPVFAPNAFTPNNDGINDRWQPLWMANPDAALEFTIYDRWGRVLFTSAMDQSAWDGTAHGSPVPDGVYAWRGRARDRSASMDLRISGHVCLIR
- a CDS encoding response regulator yields the protein MEHRTATTLMLVLMAGATLRAQPQRTDTLYLPFQHLSIEDGLSQGMVNTILQDRYGFMWFGTKDGLNRYDGYTFTVFRQDPEDSTTLRNNYIHALFEDRQGRLWVGTGEGLELFDRANERFIHAHAGPTPILDIVQGIAQDAHNDLWLACNNGLFKLTFAGGSHDDGMPLCTINQYLGNSCLVSADRTGTIWASQHDRNSFRVVPNHAGKDRMDTLLLDRPVGNTSTGRTLRALTGLVAAEDTIEQHIYGLHLFGIAQLDARSDQAKTLYEAGSELGQMRGMNATVDGKGRLWIAVYSGIYLFDPAAGGFSRVLPRDQNLLLQAQGAKCAYRDRNGLVWVGTSGYGLLAYDPRSARFNTVKSGSCGPMQALPDGRVSVAFHNGFLNEFDPRTNSWPTWIPWFEKVNDPALNILSRANRVLVRDERGMYWFNHEGLLTYEPVQDRITRIPRDTAAIRAFPEETYNETFLLEGDSLIWSGSAHTLCRFDRRTGQFHYVPYPRSRVGEVDRFLHAIIRDDSGLLWLGTATGLYRYDRRMSGMAAWQVYTHVPADPASLSTDIIYSLLNDPVDPDVLWVGTNGGGLNRMDKRTGRCVRYGTKQGLPNDVVYGILPDEAGNLWMSTNKGISRFTPGTGTFRNYDANDGLQSDEFNRYAQCRQADGTLFFGGVMGFNHFKPAELADDSTASLIRITGIKLINRAVDHRQEGSPLKAPAYLSEGITIPYSANMVIFEFAAMEFSAPRTHQYRYKLDGFDADWIDAGTDNSAIYTNLDPGTYVFHVRTRNRDGIWDTKGTSFTLTVTPPWWRTWWFYAACMMAIGGGALLYIRMLNMRNVNLERTVEQRTRDLVSAKERAERSEQVKQQFLANMSHEIRTPMNAIMGMSGILKRDPHPPEQDKYLNAIAQSSENLLVIINDILDLSKMEAGKIVLDHVPFEPRKVVDSVYDLLRFKAEEKKLALTMEVEGSVPQRLMGDPTRLQQVLVNLVGNAIKFTEQGSITGRMSSNGSGDGRIELMFVIKDTGIGIAPDRRERIFDEFDQGQGATAFKYGGTGLGLSISKRLAEMQGGGITVESEIGEGSTFTVRIPYAVAPSDTTAAAPIRRAPITELRDLRILLAEDNAFNAMVAQDELADAIPGVRVDVAVNGRIAWEMVQANDYDVILMDVQMPEMNGYDATRAIRALKGDKSRIPIVAMTANVMKEEVERCKEAGMNGYVPKPFKREELMGAIITAIGK